In the genome of Plasmodium yoelii strain 17X genome assembly, chromosome: 14, one region contains:
- a CDS encoding WD repeat-containing protein, putative → MINSKYENLKRYDLNLLKNEIFKKEKKEKNDLKNILFFPSLFWHNGNFCPPIPLIKYDENNYSFNVKDYIICSIHKHSVIIRKIFKNEIIKLSMFNDEKVLSCLFYININYILKLANLCTHFFSISFLLSERKSKCGGKCGGKCGGKCGGKCELEEQGVEGKIKNNEIKYCEQNENGKMSKGGENAAYLLYLYNEKNEIHLFDVDKKSLILKIQQDKKINCFNFNYIYINKKNSLYNKMINDVYENDIKIIDIDSVDEKLVMKNKYCFELAQEKCTHYLTNKNSVYNNNGINFFKKLFYVLIYGDNEGNIYFFLPEKKIKLKKKIRKENMDIHFIQTNVKEYFNVKNKYDLFNLIKNNYYIFIGYKDCIYIFNFYIYEIYFIIDLIKEDKIYSFSSKFNEHFENYISFSTKKYIKIFNVNKKEELDNVSINPGDIKSVKRVEMDVKNDNLKDDNPLNILKTEEKEKKKKIGSNINKEEKELKNHICISFDSKNNLYISNDIGIIYAYNLKEKKVVKSLNICCKRIFYLFQFILNNREYIYIYDSEKFYFLYDTDNNKIIYKKFTISAWIYNILCFNNNIFFSLGNENIYNLQTTNYEDIFIKNIYYDNINICTYLINHPFLPIISFINKKSQFGFFFFHNDEKKKKKIYIPSINENKNVLSICWFQKKRHVLSLSNNLIFGKNKQLETNETYHSSYLPLDDDNTVHKMCNNLITDSITISEEIIQGPKKKRKKKSNSEVNNYDNYDNHIVVLTYQSLYLYNILNKQIKQLNNNLVNNLFALKEKKKYIASTILNSMCYVFILCDRNLLIFDENFIFTSYIIKINEKINKMYIRNNIIFIHSNSNVYFSYIHVIINKCSIKSNKTTNTSNFTNCDNNNKDILENQELYFIKLKLINTFKIVLFDFYNIGDYIYIAIFSKKKTIFVYKINVKDVYMNNNIHKNNINNKHNEIICKENEIILEQNSQIEGELIAQFFNFYIFDHINKIGSIISMKFFYNSIKQKIYLVFGGLEQFLFLWNFFKYPLIKKQPKD, encoded by the coding sequence atGATCAATagtaaatatgaaaatttgAAAAGATATGATTTGAATTTacttaaaaatgaaatatttaaaaaagaaaagaaagaaaaaaatgatttaaagaacattttatttttcccatCTTTATTTTGGCATAATGGAAATTTCTGTCCACCTATTCCTTTAATcaaatatgatgaaaataattatagttTTAATGTGAaagattatataatttgctcAATACACAAACATAGTGtaattataagaaaaatattcaaaaatgaaataataaaattgagcATGTTTAATGATGAAAAAGTTTTGTCatgtttgttttatattaatataaattatatattaaagttGGCAAATCTTTgcacacattttttttcgatATCTTTTTTGTTAAGTGAGAGAAAATCAAAATGTGGTGGAAAATGTGGCGGAAAATGTGGCGGGAAATGTGGCGGGAAATGTGAACTTGAGGAGCAAGGTGTAGAAGGGAAAATCAAAaacaatgaaataaaatattgtgaacaaaatgaaaatgggAAAATGAGCAAAGGGGGCGAAAATGCGGCAtatctattatatttgtataatgAGAAAAATGAAATACATTTATTTGATGTGGACAAAAAATccttaattttaaaaatacaacaagataaaaaaattaattgttttaattttaattatatatatataaataaaaaaaatagtctatataataaaatgataaatgaTGTATATGAAAACGACATTAAAATAATTGACATAGATTCTGTAGACGAAAAATTagttatgaaaaataaatattgttttgAATTAGCACAAGAAAAATGTACACACtatttaacaaataaaaatagtgtctataataacaatggaatcaatttttttaaaaaacttttttatgttttaatatatgGTGATAATGAAGGAaatatctatttttttttacctgagaaaaaaatcaaattaaaaaaaaaaataagaaaagaaaatatggatattcattttattcaAACAAATGTAAAAGAATATTtcaatgtaaaaaataaatatgacttatttaatttaattaaaaataattattacatttttattggATATAAAgattgtatttatatatttaatttttatatttatgaaatatattttattattgatttaataaaagaagataaaatatattcatttagctcaaaatttaatgaacattttgaaaattatatatccttttctacaaaaaaatatattaaaatttttaatgttaataaGAAAGAAGAATTAGACAATGTGAGTATAAACCCTGGTGATATAAAATCAGTTAAACGTGTTGAGATGGACGTAAAAAATGACAATTTGAAAGATGATAACCCACTGAATATCCTCAAAACAGaagaaaaagagaaaaaaaaaaaaataggatcaaatataaataaagaagagaaggaattaaaaaatcatatttgtatatcttttgattctaaaaataatttatatatatcaaatgaTATTGgaataatatatgcatataatttaaaagaaaaaaaagttgTAAAATCACTGAATATTTGTTGCAAacgtattttttatttatttcaatttATACTAAATAATagagaatatatatatatatatgattctgaaaaattttattttttatatgatacagataataataaaataatatataaaaaatttactaTAAGTGCTtggatatataatattttatgttttaataataatatatttttttctctagggaatgaaaatatatataatttacaaACAACAAATTATGAagacatatttataaaaaatatttattatgataatataaatatttgcaCATATCTAATTAATCACCCTTTCTTACCtattatatcatttattaacaaaaaatcaCAATTTggatttttcttttttcataatgatgaaaaaaaaaaaaaaaaaatatatattccttctataaatgaaaataaaaatgttttatctATATGTTGGTTTCAAAAGAAAAGACATGTTTTATCATTATCCAATAATTTGATTTTtggtaaaaataaacaacttGAAACTAATGAAACATATCATAGTAGTTATTTACCACTTGATGACGATAATACTGTACATAAAATgtgtaataatttaataacaGATTCTATAACCATCTCAGAAGAAATAATACAAGGACCAAAAAagaaacgaaaaaaaaaaagcaattCCGAAGTTAATAACTATGACAATTATGATAATCATATTGTTGTGTTAACTTATcaatcattatatttatataacatactaaataaacaaataaaacaattaaataataatttggtaaataatttatttgctttaaaagaaaaaaaaaaatatattgcatCAACTATATTAAATAGTATGTgctatgtttttattttgtgtgATAGAAATTTACTtatatttgatgaaaattttatttttacaagttatataataaaaataaatgaaaaaattaacaaaatgtatataaggaataatattatatttatacattcaaatagcAATGtctatttttcttatatacatgtaataattaataaatgttCCATAAAATCTAATAAAACGACCAATACTTCAAATTTTACAAATTgtgacaataataataaagacaTATTAGAAAATCaagaattatattttatcaaattaaaattaataaatacttttaaaattgttctttttgatttttataatataggggactatatttatattgccATTTTTTCAAAGAAAAAAACGATTTTCGTgtacaaaataaatgtaaaggatgtttatatgaataataacatacacaaaaacaatattaataataaacataatgaaataatatgCAAAGAAAATGAGATtatattagaacaaaattCTCAAATCGAAGGGGAATTAATTGCTcaattttttaacttttatatttttgatcatataaataaaattggaAGTATTATATCCatgaaatttttttataattctataaaacaaaaaatatatcttgtTTTTGGAGGTCTTGAACAGTTTCTTTTTTTGTGGAATTTTTTCAAGTATCCTCTTATTAAGAAACAACCAAAGGATTAG
- a CDS encoding phenylalanine--tRNA ligase, putative yields MLLFYVSIVILAFFQKYIITYRKKPQFINNIIISKLNKDYYIKDDIVNYARFKYVYNIKNHPIHNVTDQILQFLKTKNNFYAVYNKCPLYNSNTCFNDILIRKTNETTSLKNNFYFSDSYLYIPQATSLFPHVHQLINNYQKYSKLNEAKNNDHDEIINSKKLYGGKYQNKIDNGDNYINDETGKVGMRKGKKTTDQYNNLICDNSFNNITTDICKNNECNKTQDIKPNALKNSRSYPDTNNFNSFENNYAIISNVFRKDNIDKLHFSFFNQMDIYIKIKNEAISKEKEMVYFLCELLSYIFGKNSTWRIKVDSFDFTDKSLQAEVFYNNKWVEILGCGILKEKILLKKNKKYDIHDYLAVGLGLDRIAMIKYGITRIRDLYLYTSNTHQNYISNPTEKKQINMHNEVRKKNNLINNMNSCDNGYSSYSKKEIHIKNVEKNVIDKLKNIPNTNEKKTCALFKDSENNILLDCPQREGFELKNKLQNLFKTNKMIDKKNSNEEFLYFINLYNIKDEEYDLSFYANCEWNDQLFTKTVLDLKNIQNFNFLKKVILLDVFFNEIYNKTSYTYKFIYSPTSDVKDQKIFKDCVKKVHNQIKEKIASIYDINIR; encoded by the exons atgcttttattttatgtttccATTGTAATACTAgcattttttcaaaaatatattatcacaTATAGAAAGAAACCTcaatttattaataacatAATTATATCAAAACTTAATAaagattattatattaaagaTGATATAGTTAATTATGCCAGatttaaatatgtttataacataaaaaatcaTCCCATACACAATGTCACAGACCAAATATTGCagtttttaaaaacaaagaACAATTTTTATGCAGTTTATAACAAATGCCCCCTTTATAATAGTAACACatgttttaatgatatattgATTAGAAAAACAAATGAAACAACAtccttaaaaaataatttttacttTTCTGATTCGTATTTATACATTCCTCAAGCTACATCATTATTTCCACATGTTCAccaattaataaataattaccaAAAGTATTCAAAACTAAATGAAGCCAAAAATAATGATCATGATGAAATTATAAACTCGAAAAAACTATATGGGGGCAAATATCAGAACAAAATAGATAATGGagataattatattaatgatgAAACAGGAAAAGTTGGGATGAGgaaaggaaaaaaaacaactgatcaatataataacttaatttgtgataatagttttaataatattacaacagatatttgtaaaaataatgaatgtAACAAAACGCAAGATATTAAACCAAATGCTTTGAAAAACTCACGCTCTTATCctgatacaaataattttaacaGTTTTGAAAATAACTATGCAATTATTTCAAACGTGTTTAGAAAAGATAACATAGACAAATTacatttttccttttttaatcaaatggatatttatataaaaataaaaaatgaggCAATTAGTAAGGAAAAGGAAatggtatattttttatgtgaactattatcatatatttttggtAAAAACAGTACATGGAGGATTAAAGTAGATTCTTTTGATTTTACAGATAAGTCATTACAGGCAGAagtattttataataataaatgggTAGAAATATTGGGATGTGGAATtttaaaggaaaaaatacttttaaaaaaaaataaaaaatatgatatacaTGATTATTTAGCTGTAGGATTAGGACTAGATCGAATTGCTATGATTAAATATGGCATAACTAGAATTAGAgatctatatttatatacatcaAATACCcatcaaaattatataagtAACCCAactgaaaaaaaacaaataaatatgcataacgaggtcagaaaaaaaaacaatttaataAACAACATGAACAGTTGTGATAATGGATACAGTAGTTATAGTAAAAAAGAAattcatattaaaaatgtcgaaaaaaatgttatagataaattaaaaaatattccaaACACGAATGAGAAAAAAACGTGTGCATTGTTTAAAGATAgcgaaaataatattttattggaTTGCCCTCAAAGGGAAGgttttgaattaaaaaataaattacaaaatcttttcaaaacaaataaaatgatagataaaaaaaactcAAATGaagaatttttatattttataaatttatataatataaaagatgAAGAATATGATCTGTCATTTTATGCAAATTGTGAATGGAATGATCAACTATTTACAAAAACTGTTTTAGatcttaaaaatatacaaaatttcaattttttaaaaaaagttattCTTCTTgatgtattttttaatgagATATATAACAAAACAAGTTACACttacaaatttatttattcccCAACTTCTGACGTAAAG gACCAAAAGATTTTTAAAGATTGTGTAAAGAAAGTACACAATCaaataaaggaaaaaattGCATCTATATACGACATAAATATTAGATAA
- a CDS encoding 60 kDa chaperonin, putative, translating to MKTAKGIFVFLIIFMVMIKDGNCIKKQRNFPKKNIKCLNKRLNYINSKIISRRKENYVKMKMTENKIKGKDIIYGNECRNELLKGILTVSDVVKLTLGPRGRNVLLEKDYGSPLIINDGVTIAKNISLKDRKKNNGVKLMQESTNISNDKAGDGTSSTALMTATITKKGIEQVNNNHNPIPIQRGIQLASKMIMEKIKSLSTPIKTYKDILNIATIASNNDVHMGQIIANAYDKLGKNAAIILDDNADINDKLEFTEGYNFDRGIINPYLLYNENKDYIEYSNVSTLITDQNIDNIQSILPILEIFAKNKQPLCIIADDFSNEVLQTLIINKLKGAIKVVPIRAPSFGDRRKDYLKDLCIVTNSKYISADVGLDLNNLHNNMSSFDNNYMSLLGNANTLIVKKDRTSLITKEEYKDKIDERINVLKKEFEETTSKYDKEKLNERIAALSGGIAKILIGGNTETEQKERKFKYEDATNAVKSAIDIGYVPGGGVTYLEIIKSNFINEIHKKIEEQFQNVGNQEEKKYLDLVGNLESEIELQKMGANIVVSSLDVITKQIADNAGVNGENVVKIILNSKDKYGFGYDVNTNKFVNMVDNGIIDSTNVILSVIKNSCSIASMVLTTECMMVDSEKKDKGVLDPSIDSRNYLSRHRRRDYRSKLDDMDDEDDDLDDEDDDEDDEDDEDEDEDEDDEEDEDEMDDDDDGYNYDE from the exons atgaaaacagCAAAAGGTATATTcgtttttttgataatttttatgGTGATGATAAAAGATGGTAATTGCATAAAGAAACAAAGAAATttcccaaaaaaaaatataaaatgtttaaataaaagactaaattatataaatagtaaaatcATAAGTAgaagaaaagaaaattatgttaaaatgaaaatgaccgaaaataaaataaaaggaaaagatattatatatggGAATGAATGTCGtaatgaattattaaaagGTATATTAACAGTATCAGATGTTGTAAAATTGACTTTGGGTCCAAGAGGAAGAAATGTTTTATTAGAAAAAGATTATGGAAGCCCATTAATAATTAATGATGGTGTAACTATagcaaaaaatatttcattaaaagatagaaaaaaaaataatggagTAAAATTAATGCAAGAAAGTACAAACATATCAAATGATAAAGCAGGAGATGGTACTAGTTCAACTGCTTTAATGACAGCAAcaataacaaaaaaaggtATTGAGCAAGTAAATAATAATCACAACCCTATACCAATACAAAGAGGTATACAATTGGCATCAAAAATGattatggaaaaaataaaatctcTTTCTACACCcataaaaacatataaagatatattaaatatagcAACTATTGCAAGTAATAATGATGTACATATGGGTCAAATTATTGCAAATGCATATGATAAATTAGGAAAAAATGCAGCTATTATATTAGATGATAATGCTGATATTAATGATAAATTAGAATTTACTGAAGGTTATAATTTTGATAGAGGTATAATTAATCCATATCTTTTATATAACGAAAATAAAGATTATATTGAATATAGTAATGTTTCAACATTAATTACTGATCaaaatattgataatatACAATCTATTTTACCAATATTAGAAATTTttgcaaaaaataaacaacctTTATGTATTATTGCTGATGATTTCAGTAACGAAGTTTTACAAACCTTAATCATAAACAAACTAAAGGGTGCTATCAAAGTG GTTCCAATAAGAGCACCCTCATTTGGTGATAGAAGAAAAGATTACCTAAAAGATTTATGTATTGTTACAAACAGTAAATATATAAGTGCAGATGTCGGGTTGGACTTAAACAATTTGCATAATAACATGAGTAGCTTTGATAATAACTATATGTCATTATTAGGAAATGCAAACACtttaatagtaaaaaaagaTAGAACAAGTTTAATTACCAAAGAAGAATATAAGGATAAAATAGATGAAAGAATTAacgttttaaaaaaagaatttgAAGAAACAACTTCGAAAtatgataaagaaaaattaaatgaacgTATAGCAGCATTATCAGGAGGTATagcaaaaatattaattggAGGTAATACAGAAACGGAACAAAAAGAacgaaaatttaaatatgaaGATGCAACAAATGCTGTAAAAAGTGCTATCGATATAGGTTATGTTCCTGGTGGTGGTGTTACTTAtttagaaataataaaatccaactttataaatgaaatacataaaaaaatagaagaaCAGTTTCAAAATGTCGGAAAtcaagaagaaaaaaaatatcttgATTTAGTAGGAAATTTAGAATCAGAAATAGAACTACAAAAAATGGGAGCTAACATAGTTGTTAGTAGTTTAGATGTTATTACAAAACAAATTGCAGATAATGCTGGAGTAAATGGAGAAAATGttgttaaaattattttaaattcaaaagaTAAATATGGATTTGGTTATGATGtcaatacaaataaatttgttaatatggTAGATAATGGAATTATTGATAGTACTAATGTTATTTTAAGTGTTATTAAAAACAGTTGCAGTATTGCTAGTATGGTATTAACTACTGAATGTATGATGGTAGATAGTGAAAAGAAAGATAAAGGAGTATTAGATCCATCTATAGATTCTAGAAATTATCTTTCTAGACATAGAAGAAGAGATTATAGAAGCAAGCTTGATGATATGGATGATGAGGATGATGATCTTGATGATGAAGATGATGATGAAGACGATGAGGATGACGAAGATGAAGATGAAGATGAAGATGATGAAGAAGATGAGGACGAAAtggatgatgatgatgatggaTATAATTACGATGAATAA
- a CDS encoding dihydrolipoyl dehydrogenase, mitochondrial, putative, with translation MNSFFSKTNKVFFYPLRRNFSTNKDYDVIVIGGGPGGYVCSIRCGQNKLKVLNVNDDKKLGGTCLNRGCIPSKSLLHIAHNYYESKNKFKECGILIDNVKLDIEQVHKHKNKCMGNLADGISFLYKKNNVKHIIGRGSIIDGNTILVETENEGQKKYTAERIVIATGSKPIEIPLKKLDDNNINDVENVKDILEYDHKLIQTSDDILNFKEIPKTMSIIGGGVIGLEIGSVFSKFGSDVTVYEYNSRLCGFLDPDVSKVLQKVLEKIKIKFMFNTSIIGGNLNTTNNEAILYARDNKTNQIKKVKSDIVLVCVGRKANLENINLEKLSIELNKNKKIQVDEYFNVKSQPTIKAIGDAIDGSMLAHKAEEEGYIVADMLFNELKNNKKKKNHINYDLIPSVIYTHPEVASVGYNEQKCKELKLNYKSVSFPFAANSRSRTIDDYDGLIKLIVEKDTNVILGSQIIGNNASELILPLSIYASHKGTSKNLSKIIYPHPTFSEVIKEVALQSFDKAIHM, from the exons ATGAACAGCTTTTTTAGCAAAACAAataaagtttttttttacccCCTGCGCAGGAATTTCTCAACTAATAAGGA tTATGATGTAATAGTGATTGGAGGAGGCCCAGGTGGGTATGTGTGTAGTATTCGCTGTGGACAAAATAAACTTAAAGTTCTAAATgtaaatgatgataaaaaattaggAGGCACATGCTTAAATAGAGGTTGTATCCCTTCAAAATCATTGTTGCATATTGctcataattattatgaatctaaaaataaatttaaagaatGTGGTATATTAATTGATAATGTGAAATTAGATATTGAGCAAGTacataaacataaaaataaatgtatggGAAATTTAGCAGATggtatatcatttttatataaaaaaaataatgtaaaacaTATAATTGGTCGAGGTAGTATTATTGATGGTAATACTATTTTAGTTGAAACCGAAAATGAGggtcaaaaaaaatacacagCTGAACGTATTGTTATAGCAACAGGTTCTAAACCTATTGAGATtccattaaaaaaattagatgataataatattaatgatgTTGAAAATGTAAAAGATATATTAGAATATGACCATAAACTTATTCAAACATCTgatgatatattaaatttcaaagaaattcctaaaactATGTCAATTATTGGAGGTGGAGTTATTGGGTTAGAAATAGGTTCTGTTTTTTCAAAGTTTGGATCAGATGTAACtgtatatgaatataatagTAGATTGTGTGGTTTTCTAGATCCAGATGTAAGTAAAGTTTTACAAAAGgttttagaaaaaattaaaattaaatttatgttTAACACATCAATTATTGGTGGTAATTTAAATACAACTAACAATGAAGCTATTTTATATGCACGAGATAATAAAActaatcaaataaaaaaagtaaaatctGATATTGTTTTAGTTTGTGTTGGAAGAAAAGCAAAcctagaaaatataaatttagaaaaattaagTATAGaactaaataaaaataaaaaaatacaagtTGATGAATATTTTAACGTTAAATCACAACCAACTATTAAAGCTATTGGTGATGCTATTGATGGGTCTATGCTTGCACACAAAGCAGAAGAAGAAGGTTATATAGTAGCTGATATGCTGTTTaacgaattaaaaaataataaaaaaaaaaaaaatcacatTAATTATGATTTAATACCCAGTGTAATATATACACATCCTGAAGTTGCTTCAGTTGGATATAATGAACAAAAATGTaaagaattaaaattaaattataaatcaGTTTCTTTTCCATTTGCTGCAAATAGTAGATCGAGAACAATCGATGATTATGATGGACTCATAAAATTAATCGTTGAAAAAGATACAAACGTAATATTAGGTTCTCAAATTATTGGAAACAATGCAAGTGAGCTAATACTTCCTCTTTCTATATATGCTTCTCATAAAGGTACATCAAAAAATTTGagtaaaattatttatccCCATCCAACATTTTCTGAGGTAATTAAGGAAGTAGCTTTACAATCTTTTGACAAAGCTATACATATGTAA
- a CDS encoding cytochrome b5, putative, with product MSCQKLRVIDDKFLEKFKKESKCCIIIKDLVYDVTSFFDHPGGYDIFKDYAGKDATDAFIQIGHSINAQKLMKTYLIGIKKNSPLYEKNINTKSVNGKIEYIDYFLEEIKEKEPPKTDVPEINKKEENTNYMLVAGIIAGFGIAYYFMFLK from the exons ATGAGTTGTCAAAAATTAAGAGTAATTGACGATAAATTCTTGGAGAAATTCAAAAAAGAATCAAAATGttgtattataataaaagatTTGGTCTACGACGTAACTTCATTTTTCGATCACCCAGGGGGGTATGACATTTTTAAGGATTATGCAG GAAAAGACGCAACTGATGCGTTTATTCAAATTGGACATTCTATTAATGCtcaaaaattaatgaaaacttatttaattggaataaaaaaaaattccccattatatgaaaaaaatataaatacaaaaagtgTCAATGGAAAGATAGAATATAttgattattttttggaagaaataaaagaaaaggaGCCACCAAAAACAGATGTTCCCGAAATA aataaaaaagaagaaaacaCTAATTATATGCTCGTTGCTGGTATTATAGCTGGGTTTGGTATTGCctattattttatgtttttaaaataa
- a CDS encoding CWC16 domain-containing protein, putative, with protein MLSLKASRADNFYYGSVEDEDLKKKKEKELKKINKKDYNTIKFEIPYTIICKNCNIYIYKGERFNSERRKAGYYLSTCFYSFSIFCKKCQNKIVIETNPQKCSYDIIEGARKKNEDYENILTEGGINNINYVDFEQNKKKKANPFMILEINALNKKKQNESEDHFKNVESGESAENGENNVLNDVLNDVLNDGGQIEKNSEMLSKENNDTQSDEDINNVIKETYKRNIMLKNDFNCNRTLRKQLRDIKNEKIQKRKENIEKNIFINILKDPCEDLKIKKFLHMKEKYKKTINEKTKLAKNNLIKKKSSIFDKKYLKKCKKS; from the coding sequence ATGTTGTCACTAAAGGCCTCAAGAGCTGATAACTTCTACTATGGAAGTGTTGAAGATGAAgatttaaagaaaaaaaaagaaaaagagttaaagaaaataaacaaaaaagatTATAACACTATAAAATTTGAAATACCATATACtataatatgtaaaaattgtaatatatatatttataaaggAGAAAGATTTAACAGTGAAAGAAGAAAGGCGGGTTATTACTTGAGTACTTGTttttattccttttctattttttgtaaaaaatgtcaaaataaaattgttataGAGACAAATCCACAAAAATGTTCTTATGATATTATTGAAGGcgcaagaaaaaaaaatgaggactatgaaaatattttaacagAAGGtggtataaataatattaactaTGTAGATTtcgaacaaaataaaaagaaaaaagccAACCCGTTTATGATATTGGAAATAAATGctcttaataaaaaaaaacaaaacgaGTCAGAAGaccattttaaaaatgttgaaaGTGGTGAAAGTGCtgaaaatggtgaaaataaTGTATTAAATGATGTACTAAATGATGTATTAAATGATGGTGGCcaaatagaaaaaaacagCGAAATGCTAtctaaagaaaataatgatacCCAATCAGATGAAGACataaataatgttataaaagaaacttataaaagaaatattatGCTTAAAAATGATTTTAACTGTAACCGAACTCTAAGAAAACAACTTAgagatattaaaaatgaaaaaatccAAAAACgaaaagaaaatattgagaaaaatatttttataaatattttaaaggaTCCATGTgaagatttaaaaattaaaaagtttCTTCATATGAAAGAAAAGTATAAGAAAACGATAAACGAAAAAACGAAATTAGCAAAAAATaacttaataaaaaaaaaaagtagtatatttgataaaaaatatttgaagaAATGTAAGAAgagctaa